Proteins encoded by one window of Cylindrospermum stagnale PCC 7417:
- a CDS encoding MlaE family lipid ABC transporter permease subunit → MSETISKSSLGAWSQRLLAAILLGGQVIVHLFRGKIHRRNTLEQLAAVGPDSLLIALLTAVFVGAVFTIQVAREFITFGAGNLVGGVLSVALTRELSPVLTAVILAGRVGSAFAAEIGTMRVTEQIDAMLMLKTDPIDYLVIPRVLACLLMLPILTLLSLITGMFGGLLIATNIYNLSDTVFLDSARNFLGVWDICSALIKAGCFGVLIAVIGCSWGLTTTGGAKGVGQSTTTAVVTALMIIFISNFFLSWLMFQGTSEPFSPGL, encoded by the coding sequence TTGAGCGAGACTATATCTAAATCCAGTTTAGGAGCATGGAGTCAGCGGCTGCTGGCAGCAATTTTGCTGGGTGGACAAGTAATAGTTCACCTATTTAGGGGCAAAATCCATCGGCGCAACACTTTAGAGCAATTGGCAGCAGTTGGGCCCGATTCCCTATTGATTGCCCTATTAACGGCTGTTTTTGTCGGCGCGGTGTTTACCATTCAGGTGGCGCGGGAGTTTATCACCTTTGGCGCCGGCAACCTCGTCGGCGGAGTGCTGTCAGTAGCGTTGACAAGGGAACTTTCGCCCGTACTAACAGCAGTGATTTTGGCGGGGCGAGTTGGTTCGGCTTTTGCGGCGGAAATCGGTACCATGCGAGTCACAGAGCAAATTGATGCCATGTTGATGCTAAAAACCGATCCAATTGATTACCTAGTTATCCCCCGTGTCCTTGCTTGTTTGTTAATGCTGCCAATTTTAACCCTGCTGTCTTTGATCACAGGGATGTTTGGGGGATTGTTAATTGCGACAAATATTTACAACCTCTCTGACACAGTATTTCTAGACTCAGCCCGAAACTTTCTCGGCGTCTGGGATATTTGTAGTGCCTTGATTAAAGCCGGTTGTTTTGGCGTTTTAATCGCTGTCATTGGTTGCAGTTGGGGCTTGACAACAACAGGAGGAGCCAAAGGAGTAGGACAATCTACCACAACTGCTGTTGTAACCGCCTTGATGATTATCTTTATTAGCAACTTTTTTCTTTCGTGGTTAATGTTTCAGGGAACTAGCGAGCCATTTAGCCCAGGTTTATAA
- a CDS encoding DUF3119 family protein, giving the protein MSTHKAGFETVTSSYAPNSISTVELKPSYNIPIVLVIVAIPLLLVQPWVGSAIAFLGLFLLFQAATLRLQFTATDFDLYRGEKLIRRFPYQEWQNWRIFWNRIPILFYFKEINSIHFLPIIFDPNTLKTCLEERCPRI; this is encoded by the coding sequence ATGTCCACTCACAAAGCAGGTTTTGAGACTGTGACCAGTTCATATGCACCTAACTCCATATCAACCGTAGAACTCAAGCCTAGTTACAACATCCCTATCGTGTTGGTGATTGTCGCGATTCCCCTGCTATTGGTACAACCTTGGGTAGGAAGTGCGATCGCATTTTTGGGCTTGTTTCTGTTGTTTCAGGCCGCAACGCTGCGGTTGCAATTTACCGCCACCGACTTCGATCTTTACAGAGGTGAAAAATTAATTCGCCGCTTTCCCTACCAAGAGTGGCAAAACTGGCGGATCTTCTGGAATAGAATTCCCATACTGTTTTACTTTAAAGAAATCAACAGCATTCACTTTTTGCCAATTATATTTGACCCCAATACCCTGAAAACTTGTCTGGAAGAACGTTGTCCACGCATTTAG